From the Pomacea canaliculata isolate SZHN2017 linkage group LG4, ASM307304v1, whole genome shotgun sequence genome, one window contains:
- the LOC112563202 gene encoding uncharacterized protein LOC112563202 — MEGFVEALYTVDGATDKKKTQAMIRILKGAISISKSRTGDVVYRYNRHEKKALSQRLCKYDRESARSQVNIDSQKRDVLRKWKLVFGRQRSISDSLRSFDEMLEEAIATCRIFRSRGDEVEVKNTLNEESKKEEGETQEEVEQKPEEAVILQLDLKSNTNNSALPVMPIVLPRLYLGGALNNARLEDKERESARREREMEEKSLQKRQANELPHFDWKLMKCFLNDQKYLHQDLLTRNALLKIKTDVGKDHVFFKYLVKTRLPDNAHTLLERIERGNTLPAINYSTHASARPEAANRDSRHRGSANHSSRLVGSESTKTNVVRRRKVGKVEENGFTPRSFVTPSPRGQDEASLKVACEKNVRFSTERT, encoded by the coding sequence ATGGAGGGCTTCGTGGAGGCGCTGTATACCGTCGATGGCGCGACGGACAAGAAGAAGACGCAGGCGATGATCCGCATCCTGAAGGGCGCCATCAGCATCTCCAAGAGCCGAACCGGCGACGTCGTCTACCGCTACAACCGCCACGAGAAGAAAGCTCTCAGCCAACGGTTGTGCAAGTATGACCGCGAGAGCGCGCGCTCACAGGTCAACATCGACAGCCAGAAGCGGGACGTCCTTCGGAAATGGAAGCTGGTCTTTGGTCGCCAGAGAAGTATCTCTGACTCGCTGCGCTCTTTCGATGAGATGCTGGAGGAGGCCATCGCCACTTGCCGCATCTTTAGGTCGCGGGGGGATGAGGTCGAAGTTAAAAATACTCTAAATGAAGAATCAAAGAAAGAGGAGGGGGAAACCCAAGAGGAAGTTGAACAGAAGCCAGAAGAAGCTGTGATTCTCCAACTGGATCTGAAATCGAATACCAACAATTCCGCGTTGCCTGTCATGCCCATAGTCCTGCCCCGGCTGTACCTGGGAGGAGCGCTAAACAACGCTCGCCTCGAAGATAAAGAACGAGAAAGCGCGAGAAGAGAACGTGAGATGGAGGAAAAAAGCTTGCAAAAAAGACAGGCAAACGAGCTGCCTCACTTCGACTGGAAGCTGATGAAGTGCTTCCTCAACGATCAGAAGTATCTGCATCAAGATCTCCTCACCCGCAATGCGCtcctaaaaattaaaacagacgTCGGCAAGGATCACGTATTCTTCAAGTACCTGGTGAAGACCAGGCTGCCAGACAATGCCCACACCTTGCTCGAGCGCATCGAACGGGGCAATACCTTGCCTGCCATCAACTACAGTACGCATGCCAGCGCCAGACCGGAAGCCGCCAATCGCGACTCGCGACACAGAGGGTCAGCCAATCACAGCTCACGTCTTGTGGGGTCCGAGAGTACGAAGACAAACGTGGTTAGGAGGAGAAAGGTGGGAAAAGTCGAAGAAAATGGCTTCACTCCTCGCTCTTTTGTCACGCCCTCGCCTAGAGGTCAAGATGAAGCCTCTCTTAAGGTCGCATGCGAGAAGAATGTTCGTTTCAGCACAGAACGTACATAA